A genomic segment from Deinococcus sp. YIM 77859 encodes:
- a CDS encoding thiolase family protein, with the protein MRDAFIVSAVRTPVGRGVKGTLANTRPDDLAALVLDEAVKRAGVDPAIVEDVYLGCAIPEAEQGLNIARLAALRAGMPDSVGGVTINRFCSSGLQTIAMAAAAIQTGQADVMLAGGVESMSMVPMTGHNPSPNPDLVDTRPGAYIGMGLTAENVAAKYGISREDQDRFALQSHQKAAAARNAGKFKEEVVPVPVRKDTVKGTKVKSETVLFDTDELIRDDANLEDMAKVRPAFKQGGSVSAANSSPFSDGAAAVLLMSGEKVQELGVKPLAKFLGFAVAGVEPELMGIGPVKAIPKVLAQTGLTLEDIDLIELNEAFAAQSLAVVRELGLPEEKLNVNGGAIALGHPLGCSGAKLTTTAIYELRRRGGGKALITMCIGGGMGAAGVIEVYPAEEAGQSEQAAD; encoded by the coding sequence GTGAGAGACGCTTTTATCGTTTCCGCCGTTCGGACCCCGGTGGGCCGCGGCGTCAAAGGTACCCTCGCCAACACCCGCCCCGATGACCTTGCCGCCCTCGTCCTCGATGAGGCGGTGAAGCGCGCGGGCGTAGATCCGGCGATCGTCGAGGACGTCTACCTGGGCTGCGCGATTCCCGAGGCCGAGCAGGGGCTGAATATCGCCCGCCTCGCGGCGCTGCGGGCCGGTATGCCCGACTCGGTCGGCGGCGTGACGATCAACCGCTTCTGCTCCAGCGGCCTCCAGACCATCGCGATGGCCGCGGCAGCCATTCAGACCGGGCAGGCGGACGTGATGCTGGCCGGGGGCGTGGAGAGCATGAGCATGGTGCCCATGACCGGCCACAACCCCAGCCCCAACCCTGACCTGGTGGACACGCGCCCCGGCGCGTACATCGGCATGGGCCTGACCGCCGAGAACGTGGCCGCCAAGTACGGCATCAGCCGCGAGGATCAGGACCGCTTCGCGCTGCAAAGCCACCAGAAGGCGGCTGCGGCTCGCAACGCCGGGAAGTTCAAGGAGGAGGTCGTGCCCGTGCCCGTCCGCAAGGATACGGTGAAGGGGACCAAGGTCAAATCCGAGACGGTCCTGTTTGACACCGACGAGCTGATTCGCGACGACGCCAACTTGGAAGACATGGCGAAGGTGCGCCCGGCCTTTAAGCAGGGCGGTTCTGTCAGCGCCGCCAACTCCAGCCCCTTCTCGGACGGTGCGGCCGCCGTGCTGCTCATGAGCGGCGAGAAGGTGCAGGAACTCGGTGTAAAGCCCTTGGCGAAGTTTCTGGGCTTTGCGGTCGCGGGCGTCGAGCCCGAGCTGATGGGCATCGGGCCGGTCAAGGCGATTCCCAAGGTGCTGGCCCAAACCGGGCTGACCCTAGAGGACATCGACCTGATCGAGCTCAACGAAGCTTTTGCCGCCCAGAGCCTCGCCGTCGTCCGCGAGCTTGGCCTTCCCGAGGAGAAGCTGAACGTGAATGGCGGCGCGATTGCCCTCGGCCATCCGCTGGGCTGCTCTGGGGCCAAGCTCACCACCACCGCCATCTATGAGCTGCGGCGACGCGGTGGCGGCAAGGCGCTGATCACCATGTGCATCGGCGGCGGCATGGGCGCAGCGGGCGTGATCGAGGTCTATCCGGCCGAGGAAGCCGGGCAGAGCGAGCAGGCGGCCGACTGA